One genomic region from Solwaraspora sp. WMMD792 encodes:
- the glmS gene encoding glutamine--fructose-6-phosphate transaminase (isomerizing): MCGIVGYVGTRPALGIVLDGLRRLEYRGYDSAGVAIVCDDELRTEKRAGKLANLEKALGDERFGTGTAGDTTTADGTGCPAPVGIGDGTAGIGHTRWATHGGPTDRNAHPHVSRDGRIAVIHNGIIENFAKLVAELEADGVEFVSDTDTECAAHLLAAALADLRAAGEPEGPRLLAAAMRRVCQRLEGAFTLLAVDASIPDAVVGARRNSPLVVGRGPSEHYLASDVSAFIEHTRDAVELGQDQVVLITPDSIEITDFSGAPALGRDFHIDWDASAAEKGGYDYFMLKEIAEQPQAVADTLLGRLTETGEIMLDEVRLTDQDLRDADKVFIVACGTAYHSGMVAKYAIEHWTRIPCEVELASEFRYRDPVLDRSTLVVAISQSGETMDTLMALRHAKEQKARVLAICNTNGSTIPRESDAVLYTHSGPEIAVASTKAFLTQLVACYLIGLHLAQVRGIKYADEVAAVVSQLQEMPDKLRQVLDSMEPVRQLARDLATANQVLFIGRHVGYPVALEGALKLKELAYMHAEGFAAGELKHGPIALIDQGTPVVCVVPSPAGRGMLHDKIVSNIQEVRARGARTVVIAEEGDTAVAPYADDLIYVPRTPTLLAPLLTTVPLQVLACEIAAARGHDVDQPRNLAKSVTVE; the protein is encoded by the coding sequence ATGTGTGGAATCGTGGGGTACGTCGGCACGCGGCCGGCGCTGGGCATCGTGCTGGACGGGCTCCGGCGGCTCGAATACCGGGGCTACGACTCGGCCGGCGTGGCGATCGTCTGTGACGACGAACTGCGCACCGAGAAGCGGGCCGGCAAACTCGCCAACCTGGAGAAGGCGCTCGGCGACGAGCGGTTCGGCACCGGCACGGCCGGTGACACCACGACGGCCGACGGCACCGGCTGCCCGGCCCCGGTCGGCATCGGCGACGGCACCGCCGGCATCGGCCACACCCGGTGGGCCACCCACGGCGGACCGACCGACCGCAACGCCCACCCGCACGTGTCCCGGGACGGCCGGATCGCGGTGATCCACAACGGGATCATCGAGAACTTCGCCAAGCTGGTCGCCGAGCTCGAAGCCGACGGGGTCGAGTTCGTCAGCGACACCGACACCGAATGCGCCGCCCACCTGCTCGCCGCCGCGCTGGCCGACCTGCGGGCCGCCGGCGAGCCGGAGGGGCCGCGGCTGCTGGCCGCCGCGATGCGTCGGGTGTGTCAACGCCTCGAAGGCGCGTTCACCCTGCTCGCGGTGGACGCCAGCATCCCGGACGCGGTGGTCGGAGCGCGGCGCAACTCCCCGCTGGTGGTCGGTCGCGGCCCAAGCGAGCACTACCTGGCCAGCGACGTCTCCGCGTTCATCGAGCACACCCGCGACGCCGTCGAGCTCGGTCAGGACCAGGTCGTCCTGATCACCCCGGACAGCATCGAGATCACCGACTTCTCCGGCGCGCCGGCGCTCGGCCGCGACTTCCACATCGACTGGGACGCCTCCGCCGCCGAGAAGGGCGGCTACGACTACTTCATGCTCAAGGAGATCGCCGAGCAGCCGCAGGCGGTCGCCGACACGCTGCTCGGCCGGCTCACCGAGACCGGCGAGATCATGCTGGACGAGGTCCGCCTCACCGACCAGGACCTGCGCGACGCCGACAAGGTCTTCATCGTCGCCTGCGGTACGGCGTACCACTCCGGGATGGTCGCCAAGTACGCCATCGAACACTGGACCCGGATCCCGTGCGAAGTGGAGCTGGCCAGCGAGTTCCGCTACCGGGACCCGGTGCTGGACCGGTCCACCCTGGTGGTGGCGATCTCCCAGTCCGGCGAGACGATGGACACCCTGATGGCGCTGCGCCACGCCAAGGAGCAGAAGGCCCGGGTGCTGGCGATCTGCAACACCAACGGTTCCACCATTCCGCGCGAGTCCGACGCGGTGCTGTACACCCACAGCGGCCCGGAGATCGCGGTCGCCTCCACCAAGGCGTTCCTCACCCAGCTGGTGGCCTGCTACCTGATCGGCCTGCACCTGGCCCAGGTGCGCGGCATCAAGTACGCCGACGAGGTGGCCGCCGTGGTCAGCCAGCTGCAGGAGATGCCGGACAAGCTGCGGCAGGTGCTGGACTCGATGGAACCGGTCCGCCAGCTCGCCCGGGACCTCGCCACCGCCAACCAGGTGCTGTTCATCGGCCGGCACGTCGGCTACCCGGTCGCCCTCGAAGGCGCGCTCAAGCTCAAGGAGCTCGCCTACATGCACGCCGAGGGCTTCGCCGCCGGCGAGCTCAAGCACGGCCCGATCGCGCTGATCGACCAGGGCACCCCGGTGGTCTGCGTGGTGCCCTCACCGGCCGGCCGGGGCATGCTGCACGACAAGATCGTGTCGAACATCCAGGAGGTGCGGGCCCGGGGCGCCCGTACCGTGGTGATCGCCGAGGAGGGCGACACCGCCGTGGCGCCGTACGCCGACGATCTGATCTACGTACCGCGCACCCCGACGCTACTGGCCCCGCTGTTGACCACGGTGCCGCTGCAGGTGCTCGCCTGCGAGATCGCCGCCGCCCGGGGACACGACGTCGACCAGCCCCGGAACCTGGCGAAGTCGGTCACCGTGGAGTGA
- a CDS encoding alpha/beta hydrolase, whose translation MITYRQLWRADPAAWQRAAYGWRRRQPAVERRAAEVAGAAGALRAGWSGPAATAADTRLAGLGDRLDAVGPALCVVDQILSRYAEQLARAKAVLADWVATAGVLGLSIDRDGRVSVDPAVTRPDAPTLAGARRVAAGVADALALATEADVDAARRLDAAATAASQGWPARPPATRPPPSAAPATVRAWWAGLDDAQRRWLIRHEPARVGRWDGLPAAVRDQANRLLLGRQRTALLAERAALLDSTDPTAVPRLRRLDGLIAGLATVDDRLASPTGPRAYLLALDGGAGRPGDPSAPASTGRVILALGDPDQARRVLTHVPGMGSGLDRVGGELVRTEQVLRRCQQLAPQESTAAVLWLDYAAPAFVDEAASAAPARAGAADLRRFQEGLGVNRDGDPGGLTVLGHSYGSLVVGTAAQAPGLAADNLIFVGSPGVGVDRVGELAVPADRVWATTADNDVIRRATWPQLWPGDRLWHGEDPSGEDFGARVFTGDASGHLGYWAGDNPALDSMARIVLGVDHPAGDRPGTGAAVTPR comes from the coding sequence GTGATCACGTACCGGCAGCTGTGGCGGGCCGACCCGGCGGCCTGGCAGCGGGCCGCGTACGGCTGGCGGCGGCGGCAACCAGCGGTCGAGCGGCGGGCCGCCGAGGTGGCCGGGGCGGCCGGGGCGCTGCGCGCCGGCTGGTCCGGCCCGGCGGCGACCGCCGCCGACACCCGGTTGGCCGGCCTGGGTGACCGGTTGGACGCCGTCGGCCCGGCGCTGTGCGTCGTCGACCAGATCCTCAGCCGGTACGCCGAGCAGCTGGCCCGGGCCAAGGCGGTGCTCGCCGACTGGGTCGCCACGGCGGGGGTGCTCGGTCTGTCGATCGACCGGGACGGTCGAGTCAGCGTGGACCCGGCGGTGACCCGCCCGGACGCGCCGACCCTGGCCGGTGCCCGCCGGGTGGCCGCCGGCGTCGCCGACGCCCTTGCCCTGGCCACCGAGGCGGACGTCGACGCGGCCCGCCGGCTCGACGCGGCCGCCACCGCCGCAAGCCAGGGCTGGCCGGCCCGCCCGCCGGCGACGCGGCCGCCGCCGTCGGCCGCGCCGGCGACGGTGCGGGCCTGGTGGGCCGGGCTGGACGACGCGCAGCGGCGCTGGTTGATCCGGCACGAGCCGGCCCGGGTCGGTCGGTGGGACGGTCTGCCGGCGGCCGTTCGGGACCAGGCGAACCGGCTGCTGCTGGGTCGGCAGCGGACGGCGTTGCTGGCCGAACGGGCAGCGCTGCTGGACAGCACGGACCCGACGGCGGTGCCGCGGCTGCGCCGGCTGGATGGGCTGATCGCCGGGTTGGCCACGGTCGACGACCGGCTCGCGTCCCCGACCGGCCCGCGGGCCTACCTGCTGGCGCTGGACGGCGGTGCCGGCCGGCCGGGTGATCCGTCGGCTCCCGCCTCGACCGGCCGGGTGATCCTCGCGCTGGGCGATCCCGATCAGGCCCGACGGGTGCTGACCCACGTGCCGGGGATGGGCAGCGGTCTCGACCGGGTCGGCGGCGAACTGGTCCGCACCGAGCAGGTGCTGCGACGTTGCCAGCAGTTGGCTCCGCAGGAGTCGACCGCCGCCGTGTTGTGGCTGGACTACGCGGCGCCGGCGTTTGTCGACGAGGCGGCCAGCGCCGCCCCGGCGCGGGCCGGGGCCGCCGATCTGCGCCGGTTCCAGGAAGGTCTGGGCGTCAACCGCGACGGCGACCCGGGCGGGCTGACGGTGCTCGGGCACAGCTACGGCTCGCTGGTGGTGGGTACGGCGGCGCAGGCACCCGGCCTGGCCGCCGACAACCTGATCTTCGTCGGTTCGCCCGGGGTGGGGGTGGATCGGGTGGGCGAGTTGGCGGTGCCGGCCGACCGGGTGTGGGCCACCACCGCCGACAACGATGTCATCCGCCGGGCGACCTGGCCGCAGCTGTGGCCGGGCGACCGGCTGTGGCACGGCGAGGACCCGAGCGGCGAGGACTTCGGTGCCCGGGTCTTCACCGGTGACGCGTCGGGGCATCTGGGCTACTGGGCCGGGGACAATCCGGCGCTGGACTCGATGGCCCGGATCGTGCTCGGCGTCGACCACCCGGCTGGCGACCGCCCCGGCACGGGCGCGGCGGTCACTCCACGGTGA